The Arabidopsis thaliana chromosome 5, partial sequence genomic interval GTCGTACTAATCCACTATCGTGTTGGAAGATGAAACAGAGTGAAAGAgacagaagaaacaagaaccaTTTGTGAAATCAAGAACCATCATTATTCCATCACCAGACACAGAATTGTTCAATCATTTGACAAAAACCTTCTAATCCATACCCTTTTGTCAAAATCAACACTTGGGTTTTCAATAGTTTATAGCTTTAAACCCATAAGAACGAATCTGGTTCTGTTTCTCTGGTTAATGATTGAGattcttcaaagttttgattttttttgtagattgcttcatcttcaattttcacttttcatttgtattaaacattttcttgttcCGAGgggttttcttgtttctgacaaataaaaaaaaactttccttttctctctctgttttgaatttaCATTAATCAATTATCTGTCTCCTGAGGTTTTATGACAACTCAAGTTGTCTTCTTGTTCAAAGTTCTgcaataaattataataattgataagtttagagttctttttcctttgttcCTAACTACCATTCTTTACATTGGATACGTTgagtttgttgtctttgtctCCATTCCACTCCCacttccacttttttttttgtcagataTTGGATCTCGTTCAGGTCAAATGTTGATTTCAGCTGAAAAAGGAGAGATCTTGATCCCTCAATCTCCACTTAGCTCTGAATCTGTTGTTCCTTTGGTCTATACTGATGTCAATGTTGTTCCTGAACATGAAAGTAATCAGCTTGAGAAGTCAATATCAAACCTTGAAGGTATCTCtttattttgcttcttctcagTTATTTGATCaataggttttaaaaaatgaatttttggGTTGGTATTGTTACAGAAGAAGTTTTTGAATTGAAGTTGAAGCTTAAGTCTTTGgatgaaaagagaaagcaagTTCTGAATAAGATTATAGACACTAAAGGTTTGTTATCACTTATCACATTTTGAAACTTCTTTTGTGGGTTTAGTTTTGATTGTGTTAAGATTAAGGATTTGGCTTAAATTGCAGGAAGTATACGTGTGTTTTGTAGAGTTAGACCATTTCTATTAACGGAAAGGAGACCGATTAGGGAACCTGTTTCGTTTGGACCAGATAATGTTGTTATAAGATCTGCTGGAAGTAGTAAAGAATTTGAGTTTGATAAAGTTTTTCATCAATCAGCAACTCAAGGTTAGTCTACTGTTAGGCTTTAGTGATATCacttcttttggtttcttagcTTTCTGTTTCCTTCCAGTTGTGAGTAAATGAGGCCTTCTTCTCCtggttgaaaaaaaaaactctgtAGAAGAAGTTTTCGGAGAAGTGAAACCGATTCTTAGATCTGCTCTTGATGGTCACAATGTATGTGTCTTGGCGTATGGTCAAACGGGAACTGGCAAGACTTTTACCATGGTTAGTCCTTCTTGATATTCAGAGAGTTGGTATTGTTTCTAAGATAAGGAAGAGTTTTACTTTATGCCTTGTTTAGGATGGCACAAGTGAGCAACCAGGTCTTGCTCCTAGAGCTATTAAAGAGCTTTTCAATGAAGCTTCAATGGACCAAACACATTCCGTGACATTTAGGATGAGTATGTTGGAAATCTACATGGGTAACTTGAAAGATTTGTTGTCTGCAAGACAGTCTTTGAAGTCATATGAAGCCTCAGCTAAATGGTTAGTAACCAAAGTTTTATCtctaaaagaattaaaaaatttctaagtACTGCCTTAACTTTACTGCAGTAACCTTAATATTCAAGTAGACTCAAAGGGTTCGGTTGAAATTGAGGGTTTGACTGAAGTGGAAGTAATGGATTTTACAAAGGCTAGATGGTGGTATAACAAAGGGAGACGAGTGAGATCAACTTCTTGGACAAATGTAAACGAAACTTCGAGCAGATCTCATTGGTAAGTTCTTGATGGTTCCAACTGTTCATTTGTTATTTCTCAGTTTGGTAGTTAGCCTTATTCAATTAGTTTATCTCTAGTTTAACAAGGATCACGATCTTTCGTCGTGGAGATGCGGTGGGGTCAAAAACTGAAGTTAGCAAGCTTTGGATGATAGATCTTGGAGGAAGTGAGAGGCTCTTGAAAACAGGAGCTATAGGGCAAACTATGGATGAAGGTAGAGCCATAAACCTCTCACTTTCCGCTCTTGGAGACGTGATTGCAGCGTTAAGGAGAAAGAAGGGACATGTGCCTTACAGGCAAGATCTCAGCTTTTTAATTCCTTTTCACACACATATGCCATTGAAGCAGCAGAGACATCTATCTGGCAGAAATGAAATAGATCTTGCTTTGGTCATACTACTGAgttagctttttcttttttgttgcttgCAGAAACAGCAAGCTAACTCAAATTCTTAAAGATTCTCTAGGTAAAGGCATATGGTTGCTTAGAATATTATCTTAAAAGTCTTTTGAGATTACCAACATAAGTTATCTAAGTTTGATTGTTTTCATGAGTTTAATGGATTTGTGATTTAACTTTATTTAGGTACTAGATCAAAAGTTCTGATGCTTGTGCACATAAGTCCACGTGATGAAGATGTTGGTGAAACAATCTGCTCTCTCAGCTTTACTAAACGTGCGAGAGCTGTAGAGTCTAACAGAGGATTAACAGCAGTAAGCACTTGTACTGCAGTATTTGcaattatatattcatttcacTGATTACTTAATGTTACATCATCATTGTTTAGGAACTACAAAAgctaagagaaaagaaaatatcggAACTTGAAGAGGAAATGGAAGAAACTCAAGAAGGTTGCAAGAAGATCAAAGCGCGGTTACAGGAAGTAGAGTGTCTGGTTAATGAACACAAGAAACTCTTTTGGATCACCAATGATAAGTATCTAGAAGACATTGAAAAGAAAGCTATTTCGCCTTTAGATCATCTGAAAGACACCGATGCAACTCCAATATCATCTGATAAACTAGTCAAAATAAGGAAGAGTTCTGGTTTTGTCCCACGTTTCATGACTTCAACTGTTGCTAGTCGCCAAAGGCAAACAATGTCAGAGAAGGAAATCAATGCAAAGGCTCAGAGCATACGATCAGTGGCTAAAAATCTTACTCAGTTCTCCACTTCTCAGTCGCTTAGTCTCTCTGACTCACGAAGCAAAGCTCTCCTAAGAAGATCATACACAAAACCGCTTCAAGCTGCAGCTAACAGTGGAACACCACCAGAAACGCCTAAAAGACATATCAAAGATAATTCTTTACAGAGAAAGAATATGAATGATACTTCTTCACCAAGGAGCAAGATGGTTACTTCATCGGATCCAAATGTGAGAGCTAAACTGTGTCACCACAAACGAAGAATGTCAAGCTTGACATGATCTAACAGTTATCTTTCTTTTCCATCTGTTGTGAAAGTGCTGAGTTGTTTTTAGACTTGTGGTTTGAGCCTGAGTAGGATGAGGCGGTGTCCTCCATAGAAACCACTTGGCTAATGGTCCCATTTTAAGACCATTGGAACTCGTGGAGTTTGCGGTTCTGGTTTTAAAAggatatgttttgtttgtgattgtttCACAGAATTTTTCTTTGGGTTGGTGATAGTTTGGTGTTGGATGTTTGTATGGGGTTCACAGAAACTGGATCATAATTAATATTCcagattctttcttctttggaggGTTCAGAGAGTGTTTGTGGATTTGACTTCATTGTGAATTTTCTCTGGGTTGGTGATAGTGTGaaagggttttattttgtcatctTTTGAAGTTCTTGATGGCACAATAGTGTTGTGGATACTTCATTGTATCTtacgtttttgtttgtttgtaacaAGTTGTTACTAACAACTCTTTCTTTATTCTATTGATACATGAATAATGTGtactctccctctctctctcttcttcttcttctctctctctactgtATATAGCTTGGTCTTAAAGAAACGAAGATAGTAGCTCattctaaaaaaattcatattggGTTTATTAGGTCAATCCGATCGGTTTTAGTGTGGACTTCTCCTCGAAGGACCACCACACTGTCTGTCCCGAGTTTGGAATGCTTTCCGACTAATACCAGGAGTAGTCAGACCGCCTGCATTTCTGACTACAGGTAAACCAATTGGGCCAAGCTGCAAAACTGTAATGGCAAATTAGGTGGGACTAAATGGAAGTTTGATGGCAACACAATTAAGTTGTGTATATGGATTCTAGAAGATGCCGAGAAACATGAATGGTCGAAACATGTCTACACTTTAGGGGATTTGGCTGTGTTTAATCCCAAGAATCATTTAATCCTTGGAGTGATTGCTACCGGTGAAATTGTTTTCTCAATGAGATATACATCCAAacctttttatgttttatactTCAATCCCAAAAGAAACACTCTCCAAAGCGTTGAAATCCAAGGTTTGGAGAATCATCTTAGAGTTTACGCCTTGGT includes:
- a CDS encoding P-loop containing nucleoside triphosphate hydrolases superfamily protein (P-loop containing nucleoside triphosphate hydrolases superfamily protein; FUNCTIONS IN: microtubule motor activity, ATP binding; INVOLVED IN: microtubule-based movement; EXPRESSED IN: 22 plant structures; EXPRESSED DURING: 13 growth stages; CONTAINS InterPro DOMAIN/s: Kinesin, motor domain (InterPro:IPR001752); BEST Arabidopsis thaliana protein match is: P-loop containing nucleoside triphosphate hydrolases superfamily protein (TAIR:AT1G55550.1); Has 10282 Blast hits to 9806 proteins in 314 species: Archae - 0; Bacteria - 8; Metazoa - 4569; Fungi - 1388; Plants - 1826; Viruses - 0; Other Eukaryotes - 2491 (source: NCBI BLink).) gives rise to the protein MLISAEKGEILIPQSPLSSESVVPLVYTDVNVVPEHESNQLEKSISNLEEEVFELKLKLKSLDEKRKQVLNKIIDTKGSIRVFCRVRPFLLTERRPIREPVSFGPDNVVIRSAGSSKEFEFDKVFHQSATQEEVFGEVKPILRSALDGHNVCVLAYGQTGTGKTFTMDGTSEQPGLAPRAIKELFNEASMDQTHSVTFRMSMLEIYMGNLKDLLSARQSLKSYEASAKCNLNIQVDSKGSVEIEGLTEVEVMDFTKARWWYNKGRRVRSTSWTNVNETSSRSHCLTRITIFRRGDAVGSKTEVSKLWMIDLGGSERLLKTGAIGQTMDEGRAINLSLSALGDVIAALRRKKGHVPYRNSKLTQILKDSLGTRSKVLMLVHISPRDEDVGETICSLSFTKRARAVESNRGLTAELQKLREKKISELEEEMEETQEGCKKIKARLQEVECLVNEHKKLFWITNDKYLEDIEKKAISPLDHLKDTDATPISSDKLVKIRKSSGFVPRFMTSTVASRQRQTMSEKEINAKAQSIRSVAKNLTQFSTSQSLSLSDSRSKALLRRSYTKPLQAAANSGTPPETPKRHIKDNSLQRKNMNDTSSPRSKMVTSSDPNVRAKLCHHKRRMSSLT
- a CDS encoding P-loop containing nucleoside triphosphate hydrolases superfamily protein; this encodes MDGTSEQPGLAPRAIKELFNEASMDQTHSVTFRMSMLEIYMGNLKDLLSARQSLKSYEASAKCNLNIQVDSKGSVEIEGLTEVEVMDFTKARWWYNKGRRVRSTSWTNVNETSSRSHCLTRITIFRRGDAVGSKTEVSKLWMIDLGGSERLLKTGAIGQTMDEGRAINLSLSALGDVIAALRRKKGHVPYRNSKLTQILKDSLGTRSKVLMLVHISPRDEDVGETICSLSFTKRARAVESNRGLTAELQKLREKKISELEEEMEETQEGCKKIKARLQEVECLVNEHKKLFWITNDKYLEDIEKKAISPLDHLKDTDATPISSDKLVKIRKSSGFVPRFMTSTVASRQRQTMSEKEINAKAQSIRSVAKNLTQFSTSQSLSLSDSRSKALLRRSYTKPLQAAANSGTPPETPKRHIKDNSLQRKNMNDTSSPRSKMVTSSDPNVRAKLCHHKRRMSSLT